One segment of Panulirus ornatus isolate Po-2019 chromosome 2, ASM3632096v1, whole genome shotgun sequence DNA contains the following:
- the LOC139756655 gene encoding sodium-coupled monocarboxylate transporter 1-like isoform X2 yields MEEAGASPEQSDAKFTVVDYVLFSLMLVASIGIGVYSAIKSRGKANTQEYLLGGRAMSPVPVAFSLLGGWISAISILGNPTEVYFFGTQIATILLGCIPGCLFVCKFIIPVFYQLKLVSLNEYIELRYGSRALRKLATLCGLLLNFLYMGVCLYAPTLALVTVTGLTTTSSTLIMGSICTFYITIGGVKAVVYADVLQTLLMFGGVLAVVIICCNDLGGVANVWNIADEGGRLQFFNLCIIFLFGLYCLWTVFVFSGLVAFATYSDCDPFTSGQIEKKDQILPYLVMDKLSHLTGLAGIFVAAVYGGVLSTLSSCGNSVACIIWEDFLKDLPYFSRLNDAGSTNVVKLLSAVAGVISICLGLMVGELGNLFHVASSILSAISGPLCGVFLSGIFAPWISAKGAAVGFTTSFILSVWVVIGKFVRGGGSPTQLPLSTEGCVENLANLANTTVAALVTSPTTTAVENLLPNTTLTVVAGLANTTALDGSMSKTIYEVSYCYTGMISILIMFTVGSLVSLCTGPVHPEDLREGVVNPSVKRLYSRLWLIIKGRTSDKKSKETVVEEVNMKMLPEPKDDNLESPS; encoded by the exons ATGGAAGAGGCCGGTGCATCACCTGAGCAGTCAGACGCAAAGTTCACAGTCGTGGACTACGTGCTGTTCAGCCTCATGCTGGTGGCGTCCATAGGCATCGGGGTGTACAGCGCCATCAAGAGCCGGGGCAAGGCCAACACCCAGGAGTACCTGCTGGGGGGAAGGGCGATGTCGCCAGTACCCGTGGCCTTCTCTCTCCTTGGTGGATGGATATCTGCCATTTCTATATTAG GTAACCCCACCGAGGTATATTTCTTCGGGACACAGATAGCCACAATCCTGCTCGGCTGCATCCCAGGATGTCTGTTCGTGTGTAAATTCATTATTCCGGTATTCTACCAGCTCAAACTCGTCTCCCTGAACGAG TATATTGAGCTGCGTTATGGGTCAAGAGCACTTCGGAAGTTGGCAACTTTATGTGGCCTGTTGCTAAATTTCCTGTACATGGGGGTCTGTCTGTACGCCCCCACACTAGCCCTGGTCACCGTCACAGGCCTGACCACCACGTCGTCCACACTCATCATGGGGTCTATCTGTACCTTCTATATCACAATT GGAGGTGTGAAGGCTGTGGTGTACGCTGACGTGCTGCAGACGCTGCTCATGTTCGGAGGAGTGTTGGCGGTGGTGATCATTTGCTGCAACGACCTGGGAGGAGTAGCCAACGTCTGGAACATCGCTGACGAAGGCGGACGGCTTCAGTTTTTCAA TCTGTGCATCATCTTCTTATTTGGGCTATACTGCCTGTGGACAGTGTTCGTCTTCTCCGGCCTCGTTGCCTTTGCTACCTACAGCGATTGTGACCCGTTCACGTCCGGCCAGATCGAGAAGAAAGACCAGATCCTCCCCTACTTAGTGATGGACAAGTTGAGCCACCTGACGGGGCTGGCTGGCATCTTCGTCGCGGCCGTCTACGGTGGCGTCCTTAG caCACTCTCCTCCTGCGGCAACTCTGTGGCCTGTATCATCTGGGAGGACTTCCTCAAGGACCTGCCTTATTTCAGCCGCCTCAACGATGCCGGTTCCACCAACGTCGTCAAATTATTGT CCGCCGTGGCCGGTGTGATATCGATATGTTTGGGCCTGATGGTGGGGGAGCTCGGCAACCTCTTCCACGTAGCCAGCAGCATTCTATCTGCTATCTCGGGTCCTCTGTGTGGAGTCTTTCTCTCCGGCATCTTCGCTCCGTGGATCAGTGCCAAG GGCGCTGCAGTGGGTTTCACTACGTCATTCATCCTTAGTGTCTGGGTAGTTATTGGGAAGTTTGTTCGAGGTGGAGGGAGCCCGACACAACTGCCGCTATCCACTGAGGGTTGCGTAGAGAACCTGGCCAACTTAGCCAACACCACCGTGGCCGCCTTAGTCACTAGTCCTACGACCACAGCTGTTGAGAATCTGCTGCCCAACACCACGCTGACCGTCGTAGCAGGGCTGGCTAACACTACCGCTCTCGATGG GTCAATGTCCAAGACGATATACGAGGTGTCTTACTGCTACACTGGCATGATAAGTATCCTCATTATGTTTACTGTGGGCAGCCTCGTCTCTCTGTGTACTG GTCCAGTCCATCCGGAGGATTTAAGAGAGGGAGTGGTAAATCCATCTGTTAAACGACTGTACAGTCGCCTGTGGCTGATCATTAAGGGTCGCACGAGCGACAAGAAGAGCAAGGAAACTGTCGTCGAGGAAGTGAACATGAAAATGTTGCCCGAACCAAAAGATGACAATCTCGAATCGCCCTCTTAG
- the LOC139756655 gene encoding sodium-coupled monocarboxylate transporter 1-like isoform X1, which translates to MEEAGASPEQSDAKFTVVDYVLFSLMLVASIGIGVYSAIKSRGKANTQEYLLGGRAMSPVPVAFSLLGGWISAISILGNPTEVYFFGTQIATILLGCIPGCLFVCKFIIPVFYQLKLVSLNEYIELRYGSRALRKLATLCGLLLNFLYMGVCLYAPTLALVTVTGLTTTSSTLIMGSICTFYITIGGVKAVVYADVLQTLLMFGGVLAVVIICCNDLGGVANVWNIADEGGRLQFFNLDTNPFERHTLLSTTLFGIYTSLNSIGISQTVYQRLASVRRLQIAQGLCIIFLFGLYCLWTVFVFSGLVAFATYSDCDPFTSGQIEKKDQILPYLVMDKLSHLTGLAGIFVAAVYGGVLSTLSSCGNSVACIIWEDFLKDLPYFSRLNDAGSTNVVKLLSAVAGVISICLGLMVGELGNLFHVASSILSAISGPLCGVFLSGIFAPWISAKGAAVGFTTSFILSVWVVIGKFVRGGGSPTQLPLSTEGCVENLANLANTTVAALVTSPTTTAVENLLPNTTLTVVAGLANTTALDGSMSKTIYEVSYCYTGMISILIMFTVGSLVSLCTGPVHPEDLREGVVNPSVKRLYSRLWLIIKGRTSDKKSKETVVEEVNMKMLPEPKDDNLESPS; encoded by the exons ATGGAAGAGGCCGGTGCATCACCTGAGCAGTCAGACGCAAAGTTCACAGTCGTGGACTACGTGCTGTTCAGCCTCATGCTGGTGGCGTCCATAGGCATCGGGGTGTACAGCGCCATCAAGAGCCGGGGCAAGGCCAACACCCAGGAGTACCTGCTGGGGGGAAGGGCGATGTCGCCAGTACCCGTGGCCTTCTCTCTCCTTGGTGGATGGATATCTGCCATTTCTATATTAG GTAACCCCACCGAGGTATATTTCTTCGGGACACAGATAGCCACAATCCTGCTCGGCTGCATCCCAGGATGTCTGTTCGTGTGTAAATTCATTATTCCGGTATTCTACCAGCTCAAACTCGTCTCCCTGAACGAG TATATTGAGCTGCGTTATGGGTCAAGAGCACTTCGGAAGTTGGCAACTTTATGTGGCCTGTTGCTAAATTTCCTGTACATGGGGGTCTGTCTGTACGCCCCCACACTAGCCCTGGTCACCGTCACAGGCCTGACCACCACGTCGTCCACACTCATCATGGGGTCTATCTGTACCTTCTATATCACAATT GGAGGTGTGAAGGCTGTGGTGTACGCTGACGTGCTGCAGACGCTGCTCATGTTCGGAGGAGTGTTGGCGGTGGTGATCATTTGCTGCAACGACCTGGGAGGAGTAGCCAACGTCTGGAACATCGCTGACGAAGGCGGACGGCTTCAGTTTTTCAA CCTAGACACGAACCCCTTTGAGCGCCACACTCTCCTGTCAACAACTTTGTTTGGGATTTACACATCCTTGAATTCCATCGGCATCAGCCAGACCGTCTACCAGAGGCTTGCTTCCGTGAGGAGACTACAGATAGCACAAGG TCTGTGCATCATCTTCTTATTTGGGCTATACTGCCTGTGGACAGTGTTCGTCTTCTCCGGCCTCGTTGCCTTTGCTACCTACAGCGATTGTGACCCGTTCACGTCCGGCCAGATCGAGAAGAAAGACCAGATCCTCCCCTACTTAGTGATGGACAAGTTGAGCCACCTGACGGGGCTGGCTGGCATCTTCGTCGCGGCCGTCTACGGTGGCGTCCTTAG caCACTCTCCTCCTGCGGCAACTCTGTGGCCTGTATCATCTGGGAGGACTTCCTCAAGGACCTGCCTTATTTCAGCCGCCTCAACGATGCCGGTTCCACCAACGTCGTCAAATTATTGT CCGCCGTGGCCGGTGTGATATCGATATGTTTGGGCCTGATGGTGGGGGAGCTCGGCAACCTCTTCCACGTAGCCAGCAGCATTCTATCTGCTATCTCGGGTCCTCTGTGTGGAGTCTTTCTCTCCGGCATCTTCGCTCCGTGGATCAGTGCCAAG GGCGCTGCAGTGGGTTTCACTACGTCATTCATCCTTAGTGTCTGGGTAGTTATTGGGAAGTTTGTTCGAGGTGGAGGGAGCCCGACACAACTGCCGCTATCCACTGAGGGTTGCGTAGAGAACCTGGCCAACTTAGCCAACACCACCGTGGCCGCCTTAGTCACTAGTCCTACGACCACAGCTGTTGAGAATCTGCTGCCCAACACCACGCTGACCGTCGTAGCAGGGCTGGCTAACACTACCGCTCTCGATGG GTCAATGTCCAAGACGATATACGAGGTGTCTTACTGCTACACTGGCATGATAAGTATCCTCATTATGTTTACTGTGGGCAGCCTCGTCTCTCTGTGTACTG GTCCAGTCCATCCGGAGGATTTAAGAGAGGGAGTGGTAAATCCATCTGTTAAACGACTGTACAGTCGCCTGTGGCTGATCATTAAGGGTCGCACGAGCGACAAGAAGAGCAAGGAAACTGTCGTCGAGGAAGTGAACATGAAAATGTTGCCCGAACCAAAAGATGACAATCTCGAATCGCCCTCTTAG